Genomic window (Ureibacillus composti):
AGATGGGTATCTACCCTGCGGTGGATCCACTTGCTTCAACTTCTCGTGCTTTATCACCTGAAATTGTTGGTGAAGAACACTATAACGTAGCTCGTCAAGTTCAAATGACTTTACAACGTTATAATGAATTACAAGATATCATCGCGATTCTAGGTATGGATGAGTTATCTGATGAAGATAAGCAAACTGTAGAACGTGCTCGTCGTATTCAATTCTTCTTATCTCAAAACTTCCACGTAGCGGAACAATTCACTGGCCAAAAAGGTTCATTTGTTCACGTTAAAGATACAGTACGTAGCTTTAAGGAAATTCTTGAAGGTAAATACGACCACTTACCAGAAGATGCTTTCCGTTTAGTAGGTAGCATTGAAGATGTAATTGAAAAAGCGAAAAGCATGGGCGTAGAGGTATAACACTAGGGACGAGGAGGAAAAAATATGAAGACAGTAACAGTCAATATTGTCACTCCCGACGGCCCAGTATACGATTCTGAAGTCGCAATGGTAATCGCTAAAACCGTTTCTGGTGAAATTGGGGTTCTCCCTGGCCATATTCCAATGGTTGCTCCTTTATCAATTGGAGCAGTTAAACTTAAAAAAGAAGACGGCTCACAAGATGTTGTGGCTGTAAGCGGTGGTTTCATTGAAGTACGTCCAGATAAGATTTCAATTTTAGCTCCTTCTGCTGAAGAAGCTGCTTCAATTGATATTGCTCGTGCAAAAGAAGCATTAGCTCGTGCTGAACAACGTCTTCAAAAGAAACAAGATGACATCGATTTCAAACGTGCTGAACTAGCTTTAAAACGTGCGATTAATCGTATCAGCGTTCATGAGGGTAATTTTTAATTCAATTAATTAAAGCGGACAGTTTAGCTGTCCGCTTTTTTAACATGCATAAATACAAATCAATTACGTCTAGGTGTTGAATAGTATATGGTGGAAAATAATTTTGTAACGAGTATCTATTTTGTGTAACTTCATTTTACACCTTCGATACTAAAAGATCGGCAGTTTAAAATTAAGCAATTAATGAAACCAGTTTAAGTTTTGGAGGATTCATCATGGAAGTTTATCAAACATTCGGTATGCAAGCTATTCTTGGTATGGCATCTCATTTGTTTTTTATTGCGATTACATTTTACGCGTTACAGGCAATTCGAATAGAACAAATTTTTAAAAAAGGGAATACCTTTAGAATTCAATTAATTTATATATTACTAAGTATTGCTATTGGCGCAAGTGTATCTAACTTTTTCTTAGATTTTACGGTTTGGTCAGGACAATTGCCTTATTTATTTTCATAGTGTCAATTTTTCATGTCATAAAATACACTAGGTTGACATACAATTTTTAGGTTTGATCTAGACGGTGATTTTATGGGGGGAAATATTTCCTAAGTTATATGAGGGTTGAATTATGAATTAAAAATTAAACGATTACATATGTACAATGCGAAACATGTTGTAAAAACAAAATTAGTACCTATATTATGTTTCTAATATATTAGATTATATGCCTTGTCAGGACAAATGACGTCTTCATTTGTCGTTACAGCACATTTAATCTTAATTCCCTGGGAAATATTGTTGAAGTTTGTTGAAGTAGCTTTGTGCATATGCATATTAAAATAATATATTTTTTAGTTACTTTTAGTAATTCACCATTATAGTTAGTTTTGCGTAATATAAGTATAGATTAATATGAAAATTTAAAGTAAAATAGTGATTTGGATGCTTGTTTAAGTATGCAAGAAACTGTACTATTAGCTTAGTTTGTGTGTTTTTATAATATTACTTTCATCCGCTATATGTTTTTTGGACTATGGCTTGAAATGCAGCGTCTAGAAGACTATTATTTATAAGTTGGGTAATTGATACAGGACATTTCTTTTTTGTGAGGTTAACTTATTTCTCATGTGAGTATATGATATTAAATGCTAACCTTGTAGATTGGATTGTACACTTACTCTTCTAA
Coding sequences:
- a CDS encoding DUF1146 family protein — its product is MEVYQTFGMQAILGMASHLFFIAITFYALQAIRIEQIFKKGNTFRIQLIYILLSIAIGASVSNFFLDFTVWSGQLPYLFS
- a CDS encoding F0F1 ATP synthase subunit epsilon; amino-acid sequence: MKTVTVNIVTPDGPVYDSEVAMVIAKTVSGEIGVLPGHIPMVAPLSIGAVKLKKEDGSQDVVAVSGGFIEVRPDKISILAPSAEEAASIDIARAKEALARAEQRLQKKQDDIDFKRAELALKRAINRISVHEGNF